From Phalacrocorax carbo chromosome 8, bPhaCar2.1, whole genome shotgun sequence, a single genomic window includes:
- the CHST4 gene encoding carbohydrate sulfotransferase 4 isoform X2 encodes MKKSRMVQVLLVLAILSFLLIHFHFLPCSGNAPLEEKPSPVHILILSSWRSGSSFTGQIFSQHPSVFYLMEPAWHVWVTMYQNSAKVLHMAVRDLVRSVFLCDMSVFDAYMSSQKKKSDLFKWETSRALCSPPACDSFSRSDIITAGNCRTICGKYPFSKVEEACKTYSHVVVKEVRFFDLKVLYPLLTDPSLNLRIIHLVRDPRAVFTSREKTMADLKRDSNIVVGSQRTEGEMGPYNTMQVICKSHVEIYKAGRQAIPSFLKDRYLLVRYEDIVRDPLARAAQMYRFADLHFTPELQNWVHNITHGKGQGAQAFDIGSRDARRVSEAWRNTLPFQKIEKVQNVCKDAMDLLGYRLVQSEEEQKNRSLDLLFPQDSSE; translated from the coding sequence ATGAAGAAGTCTAGAATGGTACAGGTGCTCCTGGTTCTGGCAATTCTGTCCTTCCTTCTGATCCACTTCCACTTCCTACCCTGTAGCGGCAATGCCCCCTTGGAAGAAAAACCTTCTCCAGTCCACATCCTCATTCTGTCCTCCTGGCGATCGGGATCCTCCTTCACTGGACAAATCTTCAGCCAGCACCCCAGCGTCTTCTACCTGATGGAGCCTGCATGGCATGTGTGGGTTACAATGTACCAGAACAGTGCCAAAGTCTTGCACATGGCAGTGCGGGACCTAGTCAGATCAGTCTTTCTGTGTGACATGTCTGTGTTTGATGCTTACATGTCTAGCCAGAAGAAAAAGTCTGATTTATTTAAGTGGGAAACAAGCCGAGCCTTGTGCTCCCCCCCTGCCTGTGACTCATTCAGTCGCAGTGACATAATCACGGCAGGCAATTGCAGAACGATCTGTGGCAAGTACCCGTTCAGCAAGGTGGAGGAAGCTTGTAAAACCTACAGCCACGTTGTCGTCAAGGAGGTTCGGTTCTTTGACCTGAAAGTTCTCTACCCCCTTCTCACTGATCCGTCCTTGAACCTCAGAATCATTCACTTGGTACGTGATCCTCGGGCTGTGTTCACATCCCGAGAGAAAACAATGGCAGACCTGAAACGTGACAGTAACATTGTTGTGGGGTCCCAGAGGACAGAGGGAGAAATGGGGCCCTACAACACAATGCAAGTAATCTGCAAAAGCCATGTTGAGATTTacaaggcaggcaggcaggccaTTCCCAGCTTCCTGAAAGACCGCTACCTTCTGGTTCGCTATGAAGACATTGTCAGAGACCCGCTAGCAAGGGCTGCTCAGATGTACAGGTTTGCAGACCTCCATTTCACACCAGAACTTCAGAATTGGGTGCACAACATCACCCATGGGAAGGGGCAAGGAGCACAGGCCTTTGATATTGGGTCCAGAGATGCGCGGAGAGTATCCGAAGCCTGGAGGAACACCCTTCCCTTCCAGAAGATAGAAAAAGTGCAAAATGTGTGCAAGGATGCAATGGACTTGCTGGGCTACCGGCTTGTTCAGTCtgaagaagagcaaaaaaataGGTCCCTGGATCTTTTGTTTCCCCAGGACTCCTCTGAGTAA
- the TAT gene encoding tyrosine aminotransferase isoform X2 — translation MDSYLIQVNGRGDHAPKLDVHLKTNGNSISLGKVKGRKPRWAVRASEMSKKTFNPVRAIVDSMKVEPNPKKAMISLSLGDPTVFGNLPTNDEVTRAVKEVLDSGRYNGYAPSVGYQSCREAVAAYYNCPEAPLEAQDVILTSGCSQAIELALAVLANPGQNILVPRPGFSLYKTLALSMGIEVKLYNLLPEKAWEIDLKHLESLVDEKTACLIVNNPSNPCGSVFSKSHLQKILAVASRQCVPILADEIYGDMVFADCKYEPIATLSTNVPILSCGGLAKRWLVPGWRMGWILIHDRRDIFGNEIRDGLLRLSQRILGPCTIVQGALERILYRTPPEFYHNTLSILKSNADLCYAALSAIPGLQPVRPAGAMYLMVEIEMEHFPEFENDVEFTERLISEQSVFCLPATCFEYPNFFRVVITVPEEMILEACSRIQEFCEMHYQGAEGAQDLECDK, via the exons ATGGACTCGTACCTGATCCAAGTGAATGGCCGTGGAGATCATGCCCCTAAGCTGGATGTTCATCTCAAGACCAATGGGAACAGCATATCACTGGGGAAGGTGAAGGGCCGGAAGCCAAGATGGGCTGTCAGGGCTTCTGAAATGTCAAAGAAGACTTTCAATCCTGTCCGAGCCATCGTAGACAGCATGAAGGTGGAGCCCAACCCAAAGAAAGCTATGATCTCCTTGTCCTTAG GAGACCCAACTGTCTTTGGAAACCTTCCCACAAATGATGAGGTCACACGGGCTGTGAAGGAGGTTTTGGACTCAGGACGTTACAACGGTTATGCTCCATCTGTTG GCTACCAGTCCTGCCGGGAAGCAGTGGCTGCATACTACAACTGCCCAGAGGCACCACTGGAGGCCCAG GATGTCATCTTAACAAGTGGCTGCAGCCAGGCCATAGAGCTTGCGTTGGCAGTTCTGGCCAACCCCGGCCAGAACATCCTGGTGCCGCGGCCCGGCTTCTCCCTCTACAAGACCTTGGCATTGTCTATGGGGATTGAGGTCAAACTCTACAACCTCTTG CCAGAGAAGGCCTGGGAAATTGATTTGAAGCACTTGGAGTCTCTGGTGGATGAGAAGACAGCTTGCCTCATTGTGAACAACCCATCGAACCCCTGTGGCTCTGTGTTCAGCAAGAGCCACCTCCAGAAGATCCTGGCAG TGGCGTCAAGACAGTGCGTGCCCATCCTTGCTGATGAGATCTATGGAGACATG GTGTTTGCTGACTGCAAATATGAACCCATTGCAACTCTCAGCACCAACGTGCCAATCTTGTCCTGTGGTGGCTTGGCAAAGCGTTGGCTAGTCCCTGGCTGGCGGATGGGCTGGATCCTAATTCATGACAGGAGAGACATCTTTGGTAACGAG atcagGGATGGCCTTCTAAGACTGAGTCAAAGGATCCTAGGACCCTGTACAATTGTCCAAGGAGCACTGGAACGTATCTTGTACCGAACACCCCCTGAGTTCTACCACAACACCCTCAGCATCCTCAAG tccaATGCTGACCTTTGTTATGCTGCCTTATCAGCTATCCCTGGCCTCCAGCCTGTCCGGCCTGCTGGAGCCATGTACCTCATG GTTGAGATTGAGATGGAGCATTTCCCCGAGTTTGAAAATGATGTGGAGTTCACTGAGCGACTCATCTCAGAGCAGTCTGTGTTCTGCTTGCCAGCCACG TGCTTTGAATACCCAAACTTCTTCCGTGTCGTGATCACCGTGCCTGAGGAGATGATCTTGGAGGCCTGCAGTCGCATTCAGGAGTTCTGTGAGATGCACTACCAGGGTGCTGAGGGGGCCCAGGATCTGGAGTGTGACAAGTAG
- the TAT gene encoding tyrosine aminotransferase isoform X1, with protein sequence MAKRFSPNAQFWGLFHGQEFAGISSQGDLHWMKALRMDSYLIQVNGRGDHAPKLDVHLKTNGNSISLGKVKGRKPRWAVRASEMSKKTFNPVRAIVDSMKVEPNPKKAMISLSLGDPTVFGNLPTNDEVTRAVKEVLDSGRYNGYAPSVGYQSCREAVAAYYNCPEAPLEAQDVILTSGCSQAIELALAVLANPGQNILVPRPGFSLYKTLALSMGIEVKLYNLLPEKAWEIDLKHLESLVDEKTACLIVNNPSNPCGSVFSKSHLQKILAVASRQCVPILADEIYGDMVFADCKYEPIATLSTNVPILSCGGLAKRWLVPGWRMGWILIHDRRDIFGNEIRDGLLRLSQRILGPCTIVQGALERILYRTPPEFYHNTLSILKSNADLCYAALSAIPGLQPVRPAGAMYLMVEIEMEHFPEFENDVEFTERLISEQSVFCLPATCFEYPNFFRVVITVPEEMILEACSRIQEFCEMHYQGAEGAQDLECDK encoded by the exons ATGGCTAAACGGTTCAGTCCCAACGCCCAGTTTTGGGGCTTATTTCATGGGCAAGAATTTGCAGGAATTTCTTCTCAAGGGGATTTGCACTGGATGAAAG CTCTCAGGATGGACTCGTACCTGATCCAAGTGAATGGCCGTGGAGATCATGCCCCTAAGCTGGATGTTCATCTCAAGACCAATGGGAACAGCATATCACTGGGGAAGGTGAAGGGCCGGAAGCCAAGATGGGCTGTCAGGGCTTCTGAAATGTCAAAGAAGACTTTCAATCCTGTCCGAGCCATCGTAGACAGCATGAAGGTGGAGCCCAACCCAAAGAAAGCTATGATCTCCTTGTCCTTAG GAGACCCAACTGTCTTTGGAAACCTTCCCACAAATGATGAGGTCACACGGGCTGTGAAGGAGGTTTTGGACTCAGGACGTTACAACGGTTATGCTCCATCTGTTG GCTACCAGTCCTGCCGGGAAGCAGTGGCTGCATACTACAACTGCCCAGAGGCACCACTGGAGGCCCAG GATGTCATCTTAACAAGTGGCTGCAGCCAGGCCATAGAGCTTGCGTTGGCAGTTCTGGCCAACCCCGGCCAGAACATCCTGGTGCCGCGGCCCGGCTTCTCCCTCTACAAGACCTTGGCATTGTCTATGGGGATTGAGGTCAAACTCTACAACCTCTTG CCAGAGAAGGCCTGGGAAATTGATTTGAAGCACTTGGAGTCTCTGGTGGATGAGAAGACAGCTTGCCTCATTGTGAACAACCCATCGAACCCCTGTGGCTCTGTGTTCAGCAAGAGCCACCTCCAGAAGATCCTGGCAG TGGCGTCAAGACAGTGCGTGCCCATCCTTGCTGATGAGATCTATGGAGACATG GTGTTTGCTGACTGCAAATATGAACCCATTGCAACTCTCAGCACCAACGTGCCAATCTTGTCCTGTGGTGGCTTGGCAAAGCGTTGGCTAGTCCCTGGCTGGCGGATGGGCTGGATCCTAATTCATGACAGGAGAGACATCTTTGGTAACGAG atcagGGATGGCCTTCTAAGACTGAGTCAAAGGATCCTAGGACCCTGTACAATTGTCCAAGGAGCACTGGAACGTATCTTGTACCGAACACCCCCTGAGTTCTACCACAACACCCTCAGCATCCTCAAG tccaATGCTGACCTTTGTTATGCTGCCTTATCAGCTATCCCTGGCCTCCAGCCTGTCCGGCCTGCTGGAGCCATGTACCTCATG GTTGAGATTGAGATGGAGCATTTCCCCGAGTTTGAAAATGATGTGGAGTTCACTGAGCGACTCATCTCAGAGCAGTCTGTGTTCTGCTTGCCAGCCACG TGCTTTGAATACCCAAACTTCTTCCGTGTCGTGATCACCGTGCCTGAGGAGATGATCTTGGAGGCCTGCAGTCGCATTCAGGAGTTCTGTGAGATGCACTACCAGGGTGCTGAGGGGGCCCAGGATCTGGAGTGTGACAAGTAG
- the CHST4 gene encoding carbohydrate sulfotransferase 4 isoform X1, with translation MHSCAVLWMFGCLEECVPELCMCVRATLPETDLVVLQEDLLRSLATMKKSRMVQVLLVLAILSFLLIHFHFLPCSGNAPLEEKPSPVHILILSSWRSGSSFTGQIFSQHPSVFYLMEPAWHVWVTMYQNSAKVLHMAVRDLVRSVFLCDMSVFDAYMSSQKKKSDLFKWETSRALCSPPACDSFSRSDIITAGNCRTICGKYPFSKVEEACKTYSHVVVKEVRFFDLKVLYPLLTDPSLNLRIIHLVRDPRAVFTSREKTMADLKRDSNIVVGSQRTEGEMGPYNTMQVICKSHVEIYKAGRQAIPSFLKDRYLLVRYEDIVRDPLARAAQMYRFADLHFTPELQNWVHNITHGKGQGAQAFDIGSRDARRVSEAWRNTLPFQKIEKVQNVCKDAMDLLGYRLVQSEEEQKNRSLDLLFPQDSSE, from the exons ATGCACAGCTGTGCAGTCTTGTGGATGTttggctgcctggaggagtgtGTACCAGagctgtgtatgtgtgtgaggGCAACTTTGCCTGAGACAGATCTGGTGGTGCTTCAAGAAGACTTGTTAAG gtCCCTTGCAACCATGAAGAAGTCTAGAATGGTACAGGTGCTCCTGGTTCTGGCAATTCTGTCCTTCCTTCTGATCCACTTCCACTTCCTACCCTGTAGCGGCAATGCCCCCTTGGAAGAAAAACCTTCTCCAGTCCACATCCTCATTCTGTCCTCCTGGCGATCGGGATCCTCCTTCACTGGACAAATCTTCAGCCAGCACCCCAGCGTCTTCTACCTGATGGAGCCTGCATGGCATGTGTGGGTTACAATGTACCAGAACAGTGCCAAAGTCTTGCACATGGCAGTGCGGGACCTAGTCAGATCAGTCTTTCTGTGTGACATGTCTGTGTTTGATGCTTACATGTCTAGCCAGAAGAAAAAGTCTGATTTATTTAAGTGGGAAACAAGCCGAGCCTTGTGCTCCCCCCCTGCCTGTGACTCATTCAGTCGCAGTGACATAATCACGGCAGGCAATTGCAGAACGATCTGTGGCAAGTACCCGTTCAGCAAGGTGGAGGAAGCTTGTAAAACCTACAGCCACGTTGTCGTCAAGGAGGTTCGGTTCTTTGACCTGAAAGTTCTCTACCCCCTTCTCACTGATCCGTCCTTGAACCTCAGAATCATTCACTTGGTACGTGATCCTCGGGCTGTGTTCACATCCCGAGAGAAAACAATGGCAGACCTGAAACGTGACAGTAACATTGTTGTGGGGTCCCAGAGGACAGAGGGAGAAATGGGGCCCTACAACACAATGCAAGTAATCTGCAAAAGCCATGTTGAGATTTacaaggcaggcaggcaggccaTTCCCAGCTTCCTGAAAGACCGCTACCTTCTGGTTCGCTATGAAGACATTGTCAGAGACCCGCTAGCAAGGGCTGCTCAGATGTACAGGTTTGCAGACCTCCATTTCACACCAGAACTTCAGAATTGGGTGCACAACATCACCCATGGGAAGGGGCAAGGAGCACAGGCCTTTGATATTGGGTCCAGAGATGCGCGGAGAGTATCCGAAGCCTGGAGGAACACCCTTCCCTTCCAGAAGATAGAAAAAGTGCAAAATGTGTGCAAGGATGCAATGGACTTGCTGGGCTACCGGCTTGTTCAGTCtgaagaagagcaaaaaaataGGTCCCTGGATCTTTTGTTTCCCCAGGACTCCTCTGAGTAA